In Firmicutes bacterium HGW-Firmicutes-1, a genomic segment contains:
- the nifJ gene encoding pyruvate:ferredoxin (flavodoxin) oxidoreductase: protein MSKIMKTIDGNTAAAHVAYAFTEVAAIYPITPSSNMAENVDEWAAHDKRNIFGQKVQVSELQSEGGAAGAMHGALAAGALATTFTASQGLLLMIPNMYKIAGELLPGVFHVTARAIAGHALSIFGDHSDVMSARQTGCALLASGSVQEVMDIAGIAHLAAIKGRMPFIHFFDGFRTSHEIQKIEMIDYSVFDQLLDREALQEFKERALSPNHPVTRGTAQNPDIFFQAKEASNTFYDNIPDIVANYMDEMGKLIGRSYKPFDYYGAPDAENIIVAMGSVTEAIEETIDYLAAKGEKTGVIKVHLYRPFSEKYFFNVVPKTVKKIAVLDRCKEPGSIGEPLFLDIQSLYYGKENAPIIVGGRFGLGSKDTTPSQILSVFKNLKADKPKKGFTIGIVDDVTNTSLALDEMINTAKAGTITCKFWGLGSDGTVGANKNAIKIIGDNTDMYAQGYFSYDSKKSGGVTISHLRFGKSMIKSTYLVNEADFISCSNEAYVHQYDLLSGIKKNGTFLLNTVASAEEVVAQLPAKMKKSLADKNVKFYIINATKIAEEIGLGNRTNMVMQAAFFKLSEVIPLDDAVKFIYKAIEKSYGSKGQKIVDMNTKAVDQGINAIVNIEVPASWTNETETEVAATSNKPAFITDIMEPINRQEGDLLPVSAFVGGEDGTWPQATASYEKRGIAVNVPEWQIDNCIQCNQCSFVCPHAAIRPFLLTDEEVKNAPANFATKKAAGKALEGLHYKIQVSTLDCTGCGNCADICPSKVKSLVMKPIASQRDQIESWEYAVSLPVKDNLENKLTIKGSQFQQPLLEFSGACAGCGETPYGKVITQLFGDRMIVANATGCSSIWSGSAPSTPYCKNQNGRGPAWANSLFEDNAEYGYGMAVASKNMRNVLLEDLAALAASDVDAATKTAVASYLETVDDVDACKAKEADVLKTLTAVASTNALAAKALTNKDHLVKKSVWIIGGDGWAYDIGYGGLDHVLASGENVNVLVYDTEVYSNTGGQASKSTPIGAVAKFAAAGKNMKKKDLGMIAATYGYVYVAQVAMGSDKNQFLKAIIEAEKHDGPSLILAYAPCINHGIKGGMGKTQEQEDLAVKSGYWHLYRFNPARKATGENPFVLDSKEPTLSFVDFIKSETRYTTLEKSFPDIAKDLFAKAEADAKEKYLAYKKLAQ from the coding sequence ATGTCTAAAATTATGAAAACAATTGATGGCAATACAGCTGCGGCTCATGTTGCCTATGCATTTACAGAAGTTGCTGCAATATATCCAATTACACCATCATCAAACATGGCTGAAAACGTTGATGAATGGGCAGCACATGACAAAAGAAATATTTTCGGTCAAAAAGTACAAGTTTCCGAGCTTCAATCTGAAGGTGGAGCAGCAGGTGCAATGCATGGTGCTTTAGCAGCAGGTGCATTAGCAACTACATTTACAGCTTCTCAAGGCTTACTTCTTATGATTCCAAACATGTATAAAATTGCTGGAGAACTTCTTCCGGGTGTTTTCCATGTAACTGCTAGAGCTATTGCAGGTCATGCATTATCTATCTTTGGTGATCATTCAGACGTGATGTCTGCAAGACAAACAGGTTGTGCGCTTTTAGCTTCTGGTAGTGTTCAAGAAGTTATGGACATTGCAGGGATTGCGCATTTAGCAGCAATAAAAGGAAGAATGCCATTTATTCATTTCTTTGACGGCTTTAGAACATCTCATGAAATACAAAAAATCGAAATGATCGATTACAGTGTATTTGATCAATTGTTAGATAGAGAAGCGTTACAAGAATTTAAAGAAAGAGCATTAAGCCCTAACCACCCAGTTACTCGTGGTACAGCTCAAAATCCAGATATTTTCTTCCAAGCAAAAGAAGCAAGCAATACATTTTACGATAATATTCCTGATATTGTTGCGAATTATATGGACGAAATGGGTAAATTAATCGGAAGATCCTATAAACCATTTGATTATTATGGTGCTCCTGATGCAGAAAACATCATTGTTGCAATGGGTTCAGTTACAGAAGCTATTGAAGAAACAATTGACTACTTAGCAGCAAAAGGTGAAAAAACTGGAGTTATTAAAGTCCATTTATACAGACCTTTCTCAGAAAAATATTTCTTCAATGTAGTACCTAAAACAGTGAAAAAAATTGCGGTATTAGATAGATGTAAAGAGCCAGGCTCAATTGGAGAACCTCTTTTCTTAGATATTCAAAGTTTATACTACGGAAAAGAAAATGCACCTATAATCGTAGGTGGACGTTTTGGTTTAGGTTCAAAAGATACTACACCATCACAAATCTTATCAGTATTTAAAAACTTAAAAGCAGACAAACCTAAAAAAGGCTTTACAATTGGTATTGTTGATGACGTTACAAATACATCTCTTGCACTTGACGAAATGATTAATACTGCAAAAGCGGGAACAATTACTTGCAAGTTCTGGGGTCTTGGATCTGATGGTACAGTTGGAGCAAATAAAAATGCTATCAAAATCATTGGTGACAATACTGATATGTATGCACAAGGATACTTCTCTTATGACAGTAAAAAATCAGGTGGAGTTACAATTTCTCATTTAAGATTTGGTAAATCCATGATTAAGTCTACTTATTTAGTAAATGAAGCTGATTTCATTTCATGTTCAAATGAAGCATATGTTCATCAATATGATTTGTTAAGTGGTATTAAAAAGAATGGTACATTCTTACTTAATACAGTAGCATCAGCTGAAGAAGTGGTAGCACAACTTCCAGCTAAAATGAAAAAAAGCTTAGCAGACAAAAATGTGAAATTTTACATAATTAATGCAACTAAGATTGCTGAAGAAATTGGTCTTGGAAACAGAACAAACATGGTTATGCAAGCAGCCTTCTTCAAATTATCAGAAGTTATTCCACTTGATGATGCGGTTAAATTTATATACAAAGCAATTGAAAAATCTTACGGTTCAAAAGGCCAAAAGATTGTAGATATGAATACAAAAGCTGTTGATCAAGGTATCAACGCGATTGTTAATATTGAAGTTCCAGCAAGCTGGACAAATGAAACAGAAACAGAAGTAGCTGCAACAAGCAACAAACCAGCATTTATCACAGACATCATGGAGCCAATTAACAGACAAGAAGGTGACTTGTTACCTGTAAGTGCATTTGTTGGTGGTGAAGATGGAACATGGCCACAAGCAACAGCTTCTTATGAAAAAAGAGGTATTGCGGTTAATGTACCAGAATGGCAAATTGACAACTGTATTCAATGTAATCAATGTTCATTTGTTTGCCCACATGCTGCAATTAGACCTTTCTTATTAACAGATGAAGAAGTTAAAAATGCACCAGCTAACTTTGCTACTAAAAAAGCTGCTGGAAAAGCATTAGAAGGTTTACATTACAAAATTCAAGTAAGTACGCTAGACTGTACAGGTTGCGGTAATTGTGCTGATATCTGTCCTTCAAAAGTAAAATCATTGGTTATGAAGCCAATTGCTTCTCAAAGAGATCAAATTGAGAGCTGGGAATATGCAGTATCACTTCCAGTAAAAGATAATCTTGAAAATAAATTAACGATTAAGGGTAGCCAATTCCAACAACCATTACTTGAGTTCTCAGGAGCTTGTGCAGGTTGTGGAGAAACACCTTATGGAAAAGTAATTACTCAATTATTTGGAGATAGAATGATCGTTGCAAACGCTACAGGCTGTTCATCAATCTGGAGTGGTTCTGCACCTTCAACACCATATTGTAAAAACCAAAATGGAAGAGGTCCAGCATGGGCGAACTCACTATTTGAAGATAATGCAGAATATGGTTATGGAATGGCAGTTGCTTCTAAGAATATGAGAAATGTTCTACTTGAAGACCTAGCTGCACTTGCTGCATCTGATGTTGATGCCGCAACAAAAACAGCTGTAGCTAGTTACTTAGAAACAGTTGATGATGTTGATGCATGTAAAGCAAAAGAAGCGGATGTTCTTAAAACATTAACTGCAGTTGCTTCAACGAATGCACTAGCTGCAAAAGCATTAACGAACAAAGACCACCTTGTTAAAAAATCTGTTTGGATTATTGGTGGAGATGGTTGGGCATATGATATCGGATACGGCGGTTTAGACCACGTATTGGCTTCTGGAGAAAATGTGAATGTATTGGTATATGATACAGAGGTTTACTCTAATACAGGTGGTCAAGCATCAAAATCTACACCAATTGGTGCAGTTGCGAAGTTTGCTGCTGCTGGTAAAAACATGAAGAAAAAAGATTTAGGTATGATCGCAGCAACTTATGGTTATGTATATGTAGCACAAGTAGCTATGGGATCAGACAAAAATCAATTCTTAAAAGCAATTATTGAAGCTGAAAAACATGATGGTCCATCCTTAATCTTAGCGTATGCACCATGTATCAACCACGGTATTAAAGGTGGTATGGGTAAAACACAAGAGCAAGAAGATTTAGCAGTTAAATCTGGTTACTGGCATTTATACAGATTCAACCCAGCTAGAAAAGCTACAGGGGAAAATCCTTTCGTTCTTGATTCAAAAGAACCTACATTATCATTTGTAGACTTCATTAAGAGTGAAACGAGATACACTACATTAGAAAAATCTTTCCCAGATATAGCTAAAGATTTATTCGCAAAAGCGGAAGCTGATGCGAAAGAAAAATACTTAGCTTACAAGAAATTAGCTCAATAA
- a CDS encoding nucleoside recognition protein → MINYLWAILIIVGVLYGSVTGTLGQVTQGAIEEAKAAVALGVTLIGVIAMWTGLMKIAERAGVIQALTRYMSPILKFLFPNIPERHLARKHIATNLIANMLGLGWAATPAGLNAMKELQKLNKDKEVASIEMCTFLIINISSVQLISINMIAYRTQFGSANPTEIIGPSLIATIVSTVAGILFCKFMMKVKSH, encoded by the coding sequence ATGATAAATTATTTGTGGGCCATATTGATCATAGTTGGGGTGCTCTATGGTTCCGTGACGGGTACGTTAGGGCAAGTAACACAAGGTGCAATTGAAGAAGCTAAAGCAGCTGTGGCGTTAGGTGTGACTTTAATTGGCGTTATTGCTATGTGGACTGGACTTATGAAGATTGCTGAACGGGCTGGCGTAATTCAGGCCTTGACTCGGTATATGTCTCCCATTTTGAAATTTCTATTTCCTAATATTCCAGAGAGGCACCTAGCAAGGAAGCATATTGCCACCAATTTGATAGCGAATATGCTAGGACTAGGGTGGGCAGCAACACCAGCCGGGTTGAATGCTATGAAAGAGTTGCAAAAGTTAAACAAAGATAAGGAAGTAGCAAGTATCGAAATGTGTACATTTTTAATTATTAACATTTCATCGGTTCAACTTATTTCAATAAATATGATTGCGTATAGAACACAATTTGGATCTGCGAATCCCACTGAGATCATAGGTCCATCTCTAATTGCTACTATTGTTTCTACCGTTGCAGGTATACTATTTTGTAAATTTATGATGAAGGTGAAATCCCATTGA
- a CDS encoding spore maturation protein, whose product MKMLMLFSDIMIPLIFVTIICIGISKKVPVFDTFIEGAKEGIKIVVDILPTLIGLMVAVGIVSRSGLLGFLTTSLKPITDKLGFPAALLPIAMMRTISASATTGLVLDIFKTYGPDTLVGRMTSIMMGCTETIFYTMTIYFMSINIKKTRYTLFGALLVTLVGIIASVIITYRVF is encoded by the coding sequence TTGAAAATGCTCATGCTGTTCTCGGATATTATGATTCCACTTATTTTTGTAACAATCATTTGTATAGGTATTTCAAAAAAAGTACCCGTCTTTGATACCTTTATTGAAGGAGCAAAGGAGGGCATTAAAATTGTAGTTGATATTTTGCCAACCTTGATTGGGTTAATGGTTGCGGTAGGTATTGTTAGTAGATCAGGACTTTTAGGGTTTCTAACAACGTCATTAAAACCTATTACTGATAAACTAGGATTTCCAGCGGCATTACTTCCAATAGCAATGATGAGGACTATTTCTGCGTCTGCTACGACAGGATTGGTTTTAGATATCTTTAAAACGTATGGACCAGATACCTTAGTAGGTCGTATGACGTCAATAATGATGGGCTGTACAGAAACAATATTTTATACAATGACTATTTATTTCATGTCCATTAATATTAAAAAGACACGCTATACCTTATTTGGCGCGCTTTTAGTAACCTTAGTGGGCATAATCGCATCGGTAATCATTACATATCGTGTATTTTGA
- a CDS encoding MarR family transcriptional regulator, translated as MQNSLNHLLVKMFNDILKIEEHVLINDEYKDISITDMHVIEAISYDSSRNMSSVAKDLGVTMGTLTIAINNLVKKEYVKRTRSIKDRRVVLICLTPKGQKAYKHHELFHEKMIIEIKKQMDEEEEKVLLKMLNSINEYFSTLLPTIGNNKHQ; from the coding sequence ATGCAGAATTCCTTGAACCATTTATTAGTCAAAATGTTTAATGATATTCTTAAAATTGAAGAGCATGTATTGATTAATGACGAATATAAAGATATATCAATAACAGACATGCATGTTATCGAAGCAATCAGTTATGATAGCTCAAGAAACATGTCATCAGTCGCAAAGGATTTAGGTGTTACTATGGGAACGTTGACCATTGCAATCAATAATCTAGTAAAAAAAGAATATGTTAAAAGAACAAGAAGCATTAAAGATAGAAGGGTTGTTCTTATTTGTCTTACTCCAAAGGGCCAAAAGGCATATAAGCACCATGAGCTGTTTCACGAAAAAATGATTATAGAAATAAAGAAACAAATGGATGAAGAGGAAGAAAAGGTATTGTTGAAAATGTTAAATTCAATTAACGAATATTTTTCTACTTTACTACCTACAATAGGCAACAACAAGCATCAATAA
- a CDS encoding ABC transporter substrate-binding protein has product MKKTILFVLICISLLMISCNKADILQKTEETQPIEIEFWFGLTGVQGDTMEDYIQAFNESQKEYVVKGVAFDSYDVTAKALETALAKGKGPSVVLLEDYQMYKVTEKGGIRAIDDLIEKSEDFNIDDIIPKFLNQVVVDDQIYGLPIYGTTQVMYYRKDLFEQEGIYVEQLNTWEDLAAAAKKLTKKSAEEVLVYGWEPMQGRENLIDATINRGGKLLNEEGTRVLIAEEPWIETWEQFRIWIHEDQIMKVHYGGEGWQYWYATIDDVLQGRSGGYTGSAGDFKEIDFNIIGAHIQPYWEGYEENPLGVYNAHTICIPVFTPEREATAAFEWIKYFTSTEITSKWSMETGYLPVRLSAIESREYIEFIDKHPSFKVTLEQMNRATNISYDPTGGAIYEALKIAAEKVEVLNIPADIALEEARNSAQKALDEVRILEGAINEN; this is encoded by the coding sequence ATGAAAAAAACAATCCTATTTGTTCTCATTTGTATTAGCTTATTGATGATATCGTGCAATAAGGCTGATATTCTGCAAAAGACTGAGGAAACGCAACCTATAGAAATTGAGTTTTGGTTTGGTTTAACTGGGGTGCAAGGAGATACGATGGAAGATTACATTCAAGCCTTCAATGAGAGCCAAAAAGAATATGTTGTAAAGGGGGTAGCCTTTGACAGCTATGACGTGACGGCTAAAGCATTAGAAACAGCACTTGCAAAAGGGAAAGGACCATCCGTTGTTCTTCTTGAAGATTACCAGATGTATAAAGTTACTGAAAAAGGTGGAATCAGGGCGATTGACGATTTAATTGAAAAAAGCGAGGACTTTAATATTGACGATATTATTCCTAAGTTTTTAAACCAAGTAGTTGTAGATGATCAAATATATGGGTTGCCAATTTATGGGACTACACAGGTTATGTACTATAGAAAAGACTTATTTGAACAAGAGGGAATTTACGTTGAGCAATTAAATACCTGGGAAGACCTAGCGGCAGCAGCAAAAAAACTAACAAAAAAATCAGCAGAAGAAGTACTGGTATATGGATGGGAACCTATGCAGGGAAGAGAAAATCTGATTGATGCAACAATTAATCGTGGGGGAAAGCTTCTGAATGAAGAGGGTACAAGGGTATTGATTGCTGAAGAACCGTGGATAGAAACCTGGGAGCAATTTAGAATATGGATCCATGAGGATCAAATTATGAAAGTACACTATGGTGGTGAGGGTTGGCAGTATTGGTATGCAACAATTGATGATGTACTACAAGGAAGGTCTGGGGGGTATACGGGTTCTGCAGGAGATTTCAAAGAAATAGATTTTAATATTATAGGAGCACATATTCAACCTTATTGGGAAGGATATGAAGAGAATCCATTAGGGGTATACAATGCACATACAATTTGTATTCCAGTTTTTACACCAGAGCGGGAAGCAACGGCAGCTTTTGAATGGATAAAATATTTTACGAGCACGGAAATAACGAGCAAGTGGTCTATGGAAACCGGGTATCTACCTGTTAGATTATCGGCTATTGAAAGTAGAGAATACATTGAATTTATTGATAAGCATCCAAGCTTTAAAGTCACGTTAGAACAGATGAATAGAGCAACCAATATCAGTTACGATCCTACAGGAGGTGCTATTTATGAGGCCTTAAAGATTGCGGCGGAAAAGGTTGAAGTTCTTAATATTCCTGCGGATATTGCGTTAGAAGAAGCACGTAATTCAGCACAAAAAGCTTTGGATGAAGTGAGGATACTTGAAGGAGCAATAAATGAGAATTAA
- a CDS encoding methyltransferase, whose amino-acid sequence MFTILLASIIGSVIGWERENKNRPAGLRTYSLVCMGSALVMITSYEIFNNYHTLGNFDPARLGAQVISGIGFLGAGTIIRDKFSVKGLTTAASLWVVACIGLTVGAGMYVTSIMISAIVYYVMHNLRCMDDIKVEMMNYEIVIRMKEQTGQIREVHKVLDKYRINVRDINISYGQKGLLEEENDDLNIVIHALIMDQFVDQLIIEFNNINGITSFYFSEL is encoded by the coding sequence ATGTTTACAATATTATTAGCAAGCATTATAGGAAGTGTAATTGGCTGGGAAAGAGAAAACAAAAACCGACCCGCTGGTCTTAGAACTTATTCTCTAGTATGTATGGGTTCAGCATTGGTGATGATAACTTCCTACGAAATATTTAATAATTATCATACCCTTGGCAACTTTGATCCAGCAAGACTAGGGGCACAGGTTATTAGCGGCATTGGATTTTTAGGCGCAGGAACTATCATTCGCGATAAATTTTCTGTAAAGGGGTTAACAACTGCTGCAAGCTTATGGGTTGTAGCGTGTATTGGTCTTACGGTTGGAGCGGGGATGTATGTTACGAGTATTATGATTAGTGCAATCGTATATTATGTGATGCACAATTTAAGATGTATGGATGATATAAAAGTAGAGATGATGAATTATGAAATCGTCATACGAATGAAAGAGCAAACGGGGCAAATACGAGAGGTACATAAGGTTTTAGATAAATATAGAATTAATGTAAGAGACATTAATATTAGCTATGGACAGAAAGGTTTATTAGAGGAAGAGAATGACGATTTGAATATTGTCATCCACGCATTAATTATGGATCAATTTGTTGATCAACTCATTATTGAGTTTAATAACATAAATGGAATTACTTCATTTTATTTTAGTGAGTTATGA
- a CDS encoding glycerophosphodiester phosphodiesterase, whose translation MELLHFILVSYDFNHFKGGNIMIIGHKGTAVYAPENTISAINKAIEMGLNHVEIDVQLSKDEEVVVIHDYTLDRTTNGKGAVRNTTLADMKCLSAGGWFGEAYEDEKIPTLDEVLCVLPEDVTLNVEIKNIARERGNIEERVLELIEKHKIQDQVIISSFDHVSLKKVRTMNETIRIGVLIYAYWLDPWSQLEVSRLKPYSIHPAIEYLDKEFVIEAKKRGYAIFPYTVNSREEYSYCIELGVDGVFSDYPNLVDLEE comes from the coding sequence ATGGAATTACTTCATTTTATTTTAGTGAGTTATGATTTTAATCATTTTAAGGGAGGAAATATCATGATTATCGGACACAAAGGAACAGCAGTCTATGCACCAGAAAATACCATATCAGCAATTAACAAAGCTATTGAAATGGGATTAAATCATGTTGAGATTGATGTTCAGCTAAGCAAGGATGAGGAGGTAGTTGTTATTCATGATTATACCTTGGATAGAACTACAAATGGAAAGGGAGCTGTTAGAAATACAACCTTAGCAGATATGAAATGTCTAAGTGCAGGAGGGTGGTTTGGTGAAGCCTATGAGGATGAAAAGATTCCTACACTAGATGAAGTACTTTGTGTGTTACCAGAAGACGTTACATTAAATGTTGAGATTAAAAACATTGCAAGAGAAAGAGGAAATATTGAAGAACGGGTGCTAGAGTTGATTGAAAAACATAAAATTCAAGACCAAGTGATCATTTCTTCTTTTGACCATGTAAGCTTAAAAAAAGTTAGAACTATGAATGAGACGATCCGAATTGGTGTTTTGATTTATGCGTATTGGCTTGATCCTTGGTCACAGCTAGAGGTCTCTCGATTAAAACCATATAGTATTCACCCCGCTATTGAGTATTTAGATAAAGAATTTGTAATTGAAGCGAAGAAAAGGGGATATGCAATATTTCCATATACAGTGAATAGCCGAGAGGAATATAGCTATTGTATAGAATTAGGAGTAGACGGGGTATTTAGTGACTATCCTAACCTAGTAGATTTAGAAGAATAA
- a CDS encoding choline transporter, with the protein MKVLSKFKEGPKIDKAIYWPSVLITLFLAVYFVFNPEKSLVKLNTVFNYMTNELGWTYIWFTLLAFGSALYLIFGKFGNVILGSPGDKPDFSTFSWIGMIFTASTGSSLLYWGTIEWIYYWQAPPFGAEVGSWEAAEWASAYGMFHWGASAWAMYAVISVAIAYSYHVRKKPILRLSEACRGLLGDRVDGWIGKLIDVFFVFGLIGGVTTSMGLGTPMLTAGICKLTGIAHTRELELIIITVWTLSIGITVFLGLEKGIRKLSDLNIYLAFGVLGFLLVLGGHTVFILNQTTSSVGLMIQEFVHMSFWTDAVGQSKHPQWWTIFYWAWWVVYAPAMGLYIAKISKGRSIKQVVLGSVFWGSLGCWIFFSILGNYSMGLQLSFNNPELFPGRALDVISIFNTSGPAWAVVETIAAAPLGMILLFAFILLAFISMVTGQTTIAFTLAAVTTKELKETEEPARWNSFLWAIILGAISISLLLFNALKPLQTTSIVAAFPLMIVLIIVAISFFKMLKVDKVLEKMQNKPK; encoded by the coding sequence ATGAAAGTTTTATCCAAATTTAAAGAAGGACCAAAAATAGACAAAGCAATATATTGGCCTTCTGTTTTAATCACATTATTTTTAGCAGTTTATTTTGTGTTCAACCCAGAGAAAAGTCTTGTTAAGCTTAATACAGTTTTTAACTATATGACGAACGAATTGGGATGGACATATATTTGGTTTACACTATTGGCTTTTGGTAGTGCGCTTTATTTGATTTTTGGTAAATTTGGAAACGTTATATTAGGATCACCAGGTGATAAGCCGGATTTTTCCACCTTTTCCTGGATTGGCATGATATTCACGGCATCCACAGGCTCATCGTTATTATATTGGGGAACTATAGAGTGGATTTATTATTGGCAAGCACCACCTTTTGGAGCAGAAGTTGGATCGTGGGAAGCAGCAGAATGGGCTTCTGCATACGGTATGTTTCACTGGGGAGCTTCAGCTTGGGCGATGTATGCAGTTATATCAGTAGCAATTGCATATTCTTACCATGTAAGAAAGAAACCTATTTTAAGATTATCAGAAGCTTGTAGAGGGCTTTTAGGTGATCGAGTAGATGGTTGGATAGGTAAGCTAATTGATGTGTTTTTTGTATTTGGTTTAATTGGTGGGGTAACAACATCCATGGGACTTGGCACACCAATGTTAACAGCAGGAATATGTAAATTAACAGGTATCGCACATACTAGAGAGCTAGAACTTATTATTATTACAGTTTGGACTTTATCCATAGGAATTACAGTGTTTTTAGGACTTGAAAAAGGGATACGTAAATTATCCGATTTAAATATATATTTGGCATTTGGTGTACTCGGATTTTTATTAGTCCTAGGAGGACATACGGTATTTATTCTCAACCAAACCACTTCATCAGTTGGATTAATGATACAAGAATTTGTACATATGAGCTTTTGGACAGATGCAGTTGGTCAGTCAAAGCATCCGCAATGGTGGACTATTTTCTATTGGGCATGGTGGGTTGTTTACGCACCAGCAATGGGATTATACATAGCAAAAATTTCTAAAGGAAGAAGCATTAAACAAGTAGTTCTAGGATCAGTTTTTTGGGGATCTCTAGGTTGCTGGATATTCTTCTCGATTTTAGGAAATTACTCCATGGGATTACAATTGAGCTTTAACAACCCAGAATTATTTCCGGGTAGAGCTCTAGATGTTATTTCCATTTTCAATACATCCGGGCCAGCCTGGGCAGTAGTTGAGACCATTGCTGCAGCACCCCTTGGAATGATTTTGCTTTTTGCATTTATTCTATTAGCATTCATTTCTATGGTTACAGGCCAAACTACAATTGCATTTACATTGGCAGCAGTAACTACAAAAGAGCTTAAAGAAACAGAAGAACCAGCAAGATGGAATTCCTTCTTGTGGGCGATAATATTAGGAGCAATTTCAATTTCCCTATTATTATTTAATGCCTTGAAACCACTTCAGACTACATCAATTGTGGCTGCCTTCCCCCTAATGATTGTACTGATTATAGTGGCAATTTCTTTCTTTAAAATGTTAAAAGTAGATAAAGTTCTAGAAAAAATGCAAAATAAGCCTAAGTAA